The nucleotide sequence GGGacgagtttactagcttcaaaagatggttacaaaccttctagggctaccacataagttggcaagctctaTGGGCAatgctctagctggctaggagcaagctccaagagtaacaaacacaaccactgaccaaaacgtgaaccaagtgctcttttgagttggggaatcagTGAATATGCTCTCTAATCAAATTtggcacctttttctctcaaggattgatggggaaatcacaaGGGAAAGCTTGAGAACTTTTGGACacaaatggaggagagagagagagaacaagaGCTGAGCCAAAAGGCGTCGGTCTAAAATGCTGGGCGAGTAAGAAGACCATTGTGAGGGAAGggaagaggtataaatacctccctaGGTCCTAGTGGTCAGATAAGTCACGACAGTGCCGCGTCTTACCCGCGCTAGTGCTGCTCTGCTACATAGCCACACCACAAGTGTGGCACTGCTGCACCAAGCCTGACAACAGAGATAAAAGAGTGTTGAGGAAGCTGTCATGGTTGAACTTTTGAGGATGCTTGCgtgtaagattgagcacttggtatCACAAGTTGACTTAAGCATTGTGTCTCCCTTGATAGTACGactttttcctatactcaaattcaaaatataaaagaatataaacctcctttgagtttgaagccgtcAATATTTATAATTAGGGACTCCTCCGTTTCGTATGACATCCTCGATTCTAAATTCCCTGTTTGTCATCTTAacaaatctcattagtcctctaattgagCGGCCATTATCAttaaaacccataattagggcttgattgcattTTCAGTGGTGGAGAGAGAGGACGGCGGTCGGTCAGGTGTGGTGGCATTGATGCGCCGGAGCATGCGTGTGGCGGTGTGGATGCGACGATGATGCAGTGAATGGAGAGGAATGGACAACACGCTCACGAGGAGATAAGGTTTGGGATGAGCggctatgcaagtggagatttgGGCGCTTTGACTGGTGTCGTGGCCCATCAACGGCAGCGTCCGGACAGACGGACTTCCTTAGCACAACAATACCGGTTTATTAAATGATCAGTGCAAAGTTTAGATTGTCTGAGTTTAATTTTGAGCAATATTTTGTATTGTTCACAAATATTATATTCCTTATTTTATGCAATTATGACAATCATAAACAATGCGAAATAAGACGACCATTTTTCACCTAGGGGTAAAATCTTCATTTTGTCCTTACTTATAACACGATTAAGTCTCAAAAACTAACGGAAGGACGACGTAAGAAACTGAAGATAGATTTTAGGCTAAATAGGTAGGATAGCTTTTAGGCTAAATAGGTAGCTTCAAAATAAAGAGGACCAAAGAAGAAACGAATCTTTTTTTTAAGGTAAGGAAATAATTTTCTCTTCTTTTTGATAGAATTTTTTTAGAGTTATACAGTACAACATAGATACCTGTAATAAACGTATGGATGTAAATCATCGAGATTGGCGAAGTCGTCCTGATTGCTCTTGTAACCACTCGCCCTTTTACTCTTCCTGAGAGTAATGTACGAAGAAACACTACCAAACGCCGAATGCGCCCTTGCCCTAGGTTTTTTTAGGGGATTGCCCCTAGTTACAGGTCTTTTTTTAGGGGATTGCCCCTAGTTACAGGTCCAAACAGGCTCGAACGAAGCTCAGCCCAAGAACGGAGAATGCCAGCCCAACCAGGGTCTTCCATCCCTGTAACCACCCGATCCGGACCAacgcccggccggcggcggggccAAACGCCGCCTCCGCATGACGCAAGAGCCGACGTTACTCCGTTCGATCTGGGCGCGGACGCCAAGGACGCGACGGCCCAAGTCGCGACGCCACCAACTCCCCATCTCTTCAGACGCCATGGAGGAAGCTCACGACCACAGGccctcctccaccgccggccggCCCTTCTTCTCTGGCTTCTGCGCCGCGGCGCTCCGCCGCAAGCCCCTCGGCGCCCACGgctccgccgctgccaccggCGAGGGCCTCGTGCGGCAGCTCGGCGTCCTTGAGCTCGTGCTGCTCGGGATCGGTGCGTCCCTCGGCGCCGGCATATTCGTCGTCACTGGCACCGTCGCCCGCGACGCCGGCCCAGGTCAACCCTACAGCCCCATACTAATTTGAATCGAAACAAAACACTGCTTCTGCTCGGTCCAGGCCGACATTTGCAGTATAAAATGTTTACACTGGAGCAACAACTTGTTGGTTTCATGGCTAAGTAGAAGCAGCACGATGGGGCAGTGATTTTGGGGCATCGTTCACGCTTGTTGTGGAGCATTGACGGAAGTACTCGTTTGTTATGCTGCTTCAAATGCTCCAACTGAAGTGTTACTTTATTAGCCTAAGTAGCATCTCCTCCTTTGTTTCGTTTCTGTGGTACTGAAACTAACATGAGGGGTATATAACAGGCGTTACAATCAGTTTTGTTCTTGCTGGAGCTGCGTGTGTGCTCAATGCATTGTGCTATGCTGAACTCGCATCTCGGTTCCCTGCTGTGGTTGGGGGAGCATACTTGTACACGTATGCAGCGTTCAATGAGATCACCGCCTTCTTGGTCTTCACTCAGTTGATGGTGGATTACCATATCGGTGCAGCAAGCGTTGCTCGTAGCTTAGCAAGCTACTTTATCCAATTCTTGGAGCTAATCCCGTTCTTGAAGGGACAAATTCCAAGCTGGATAGGGCATGGAGAGGAGTTTTTTGGTGGTGTCATATCAATTAATATATTGGCCCCCATTCTTCTCATCATCTTAACTGCGATTCTCTGCTGTGGTGTCAAAGAGTCATCAGCAGTGAACACATTTATGACCACATTGAAGGTAAGATTGCTTacatggccccgttcgcgtgcccttaaacccggcttgatccgcttcttttttcatccagaacagtgttttcctctcacaaattcctccagattcatccagattcctccaaattcctccaagcgaacgtgatccgcttcttttttcatccaaaacagtgttttcctctcacaaattcctccaaattcctccagattgcTTACAATGCTTTTTTATGTTAGGTGTTACGTTTCTCTACATTTAGTTTTTCATGTTTGTGAGGTAGAAGGCATATGCAATGTTGTTTACTACTTTGGACTGATGCACCTGTTTCCAAATGCAGATAATCATTGTTATAGTCGTTGTATTTGCTGGTGTGTTTGAGGTGGATGTATCAAACTGGTCACCATTTATGCCAAATGGTTTCAAATCTGTAGTGACTGGAGCCACAGTAGTCTTTTTTGCATATGTTGGATTTGATGCGGTTGCTAATTCTGCTGAGGAAGCCAAAAGGCCACAGGTAATTCATATGCTGGATTTATTGACTTGTCTTTTATGGCCATATTCTATTGCTTAGTGAATGTCAGTATTCGATTTTTACATAATCTATAGATTATAATAGTGTGAAATGCATTCTAACTTCTCCTGCTCACGCAAACAAAATTTTCCAGAGGGACTTGCCCATTGGTATACTAGGAAGCCTTCTAGCATGTGTGTTGTTATACGTTGCTGTATGCTTGGTCATTACTGGAATGGTTCCATATACATTACTTGGTGAAGATGCTCCTTTGGCTGAGGCTTTTGCCGCTAAGGGACTGAAATTTATTACTGTATTGATCAGCATTGGAGCTGTTGCTGGACTTACTACAACACTTCTTGTTGGCTTGTATGTTCAGGTAATACCTTCTAACTTGACTATGTATGTTTAGGTCACAATAGTAGGTTTCACTTAATCAAATTGATCTACTTGATGAGGATTACATCCTTGTAATTGTAAACAGTCACGTTTGTATCTTGGACTTGGAAGGGATGGGCTTCTACCTTCAGTATTTGCTAAAGTGCACCCAACGAGGCATACTCCTCTACAATCTCAGATTTGGGTTGGTTGTGTTGCAGCAGTCATGGCAGGCCTCTTTAATGTGTCTATGCTCTCTCATATTCTTTCCGTTGGCACTCTGGTATGGAAATTTCAGTAAATATTTCAACCACAAtgtctcattctcatcatcaaaCAGTCGCATGTAACTgctacttttttttttccttatttCTTTCTGTGAGCAGACCGGTTATTCAGTTGTGTCAGCTTGTGTGATCACACTAAGATGGAATGACAAAGGAACTAGTCGTCGCTCCCTTGGAAGTATGTCAATCTGGCAAGAGGGTGTTCTATGTCTTGTCATAGTTGCTCTTTGTGGTTTTATAGTGGGATTTTGCTATCGCTTTAACTATGCTATAGCCTTTATGGTAGTGGCTTTTGTGATAGCTGTTGCTGCCAGTTTTGCTCTCCAGTTCCATCAGGTAAATTCCATTTATATCTATCTGGCCTACTTACTTCGTACCCACATAATCCTGTATGCGTGCAATCCAATCCATTGTTTCATGTTGCTTTGCTGTTTGAAACCATGGATAAAGATGTCATGCTACTAAATATTTAGACGCACTGGTGCTCATCCTCAACTTACTGATGCATTGTTTTCTTAAACTTTCCTGTCCAGGTCTATATGGATCCACCTGGCTTTTCATGTCCTGGGGTACCGTTGCTTCCCATTATCTCTGTTTTCTTCAACATGGTCCTGTTTGCTCAGGTTTGCGCTGCTCTATTCTGATTCCACTCACAGATTTCAATACTGAAAAAAATTCCTTTGTGGTGTTGCCTTGCTAACAAATATTTACCACCAAATTCCCACGACTGATGGCAATGAGAATTTGTTTGGCAGCTACATGAAGAAGCTTGGTATAGATTTGTCATCCTTAGTCTCATCGCTTTGGGAGTTTATGCTGGCTATGGTCAGTACAATGCTGTTCCTTCCAGCTCAGAACACTCTACTATTGGCTACCACGGGATTCCTTCTGAAGCCCCATGAGCAGATGAGCTATGTATGGCCAGTCTCCAAGTTCTTTGGAAATACTGTACGATACCATCGTCACCGAAGTTGGGACCTGTTTTCCCTCTTGAACTATTGCAGTGTGCATACTTTGTAGTTACGCCTAGTACTCCTATGTAGACAGTGTGAATTTCTTAGCCTGTAGAATGAGATGTTGTAGCGTCCACCATACCATTCTTCAAGGAGCATGCCAAGTGCATAGAccttaaaaaaaaaggaaatgaaAATAAAGAACGCCGGATGcatttgccctgttcgcttgtcgaTAAGCCATGGcgtactattggctgatttgttgtgagagaaaaatattattttttggctgaaaaagtacggtttataagtAAAGCGAACATGGAACGGCACTTGTTTGTAGCAACTCATTGTCATGCACTATATATAATTCTGTGTATATTGTGAATAGTTCATATCTTGCCACTCCTGCTCCTTATTCTTGCGTCGCGTCGGACGCGAGCGCTAGCTACTAGCCATTCCTACCACATGCGCGACGCATCATTACCCCACGTCCCCACCGGTGGCCGCAGCCGCAGCTTGTTCGCTGCAGCGCGTATCGCATGGCAGGCGGATAGAGATACGTGATTAATTACCTGCACCGTCCGCGTGCAATacaaagagaaaggaaaggcCGGTAGCAGCGACCCATGCGAACGCGACGTGATTGGAGTGCCCAGCCCGCCAGCCCAGCTGCTTCGTTGTAGGCTTGTAGCGCCTGCACCGCTCTGCTCCATATTCCCCATACGCTGGCTGTAGCACCACGCTGCTACATGTACGCACGGCGCGACTGTGCACGCCGTGGGTGCAGCCGTGCAGGACAGGACAGGATTACAGGACCACGGCGCATAAACAGAACAGACACGACGGGAGACCTGTGGCCTGTACTGGTGGCAGTAGCTGGAGCCTGGAACTGCTGCTGCTCATTTCTTCTTATCAAAGTAGGGAGGTTTGGCCGCTCCTCAGGATGTCCACGGTAGCAAACTTAATTTGGCCGGTCTGATCTTCGGTTTGACGGTTGATGCTCGTCCCAGCTActgcgccgccgtcgccgacccCGTTGGCCTGCCTTCGCCCTTTCTAGTTCCCGTCCCACTGCAGCGCCGCCTTCGACCCTTCCAGTCGCCATCTCCCTTTCCGCGTCTCGGCCGTCCTCGCCCGCTCCCTGCtctccgccgtcgccgtcgttgcCGCCTCCCTGGGTCCCGTGCTCCTCCGTTGACCGGTTTTGGCTCGCGCTCCTTTTCTCCTCCTTGATTTCCCGTGCCGATTGGATTTCTGTCTTCCACGGTTCTTCCGCATCTGCCGTCCTTTCCTCCTCCCCGTCTCTTTTCCGTGCTTTTTGCGCTTCGGTGGGCTGTGACGTCCTCGTCCTTCAGACTCATCCTGTGCCGGATCTAACCCCTCCGTGCTGCCTTGCCATCGTTCTTCGAAGGGCTCTTCCTCCGTTCTTCTCGCCTAGGGTTTCCGTACGGCGGCGTGGGTGTTCTTATCAAAGCAGGGAGGTTTGGCCGCTCCTCAGGGTGTCCACGGTAGCAAACTTAATTTGGCCGGTCCGATCTTCGGTTTGACGGCTGATGCTCGTCCCAGCTACTGTGCCGCTGTCGCCGCCCCCGTTGGCCTGCCTTCGCCCTTTCTAGTTCCCGTCCCACTGCAGCGCCGCCTTCGACCCTTCCAGTCGCCATCTCCCTTTCCGTGTCTCGGCCGTCCTCGCCCGCTCCCTGCTCTCCACCGTCGCCGTCGTTGTCGCCTCCCTGGGTCCCGTGCTCCTCCGTTGACCGGTTTTGGCTCGCGCTCCTTTTCTCCTCCTTGATTTCCCGTGCCGATTGGGTTTCTGTCTTCCACAGTTCTTCCGCATCTGCCGTCCTTTCCTCCTCCCCGTCTCTTTTCCATGCTTTTGCGCTTCGGTGGGCTGTGACGTCCTCGTCCTTCAGACTCATCCTGTGCCGGATCTAACCCCTCCGTGCTGCTTTGCCATCGTTCTTCGAAGGGTTCTTCCTCTGTTCTTCTCGCCTAGGGTTTCCGTACGGTGGCGTGGGTGTCCGCGCTGTTCTGGCTGCCTCCACAATGGACGTAGTGCCCGATTCGGCCACGTGTGCTGCGTCGCCGTGTTTCTTGCCGCTGCTGTACACGTATTTCTTGCAACTGCGGTTTCCgcgctacccccccccccccccacaaggACCTGTTCGGCCTGCCTGCGCCGTCGCCCTGCTTGCTCCTGCTTCCTTTACCCTGCTTCTACCCGCGTTGATTTACCTCTCCTCGTTTGCTGTTTTGGAAGGGTTGGGGACCTGCACTTCATACCGGTGTGGTCTCCACATCGCTTCTCGCCTCCTCTGTGCTCCGCTCCGCACTTTTCGCCTTCGCTGTGCTCCGCTCTTTAACTCCTTTTCCCATTCCTTTTGTTTTCCAAACTGATTTCACTTCTGATGTATGTACTAATACTTGAATTTCTTTCCAGGTTTCGGCCCTACCGTTGCGTCGCTGCTCCGGATCCACTATGTAGGTGCCTCTACCAGATGCGCTGTGCACGGGACTTACCTTCCTCTTACTCTCGGTAATTTTGTTGGCTTTGTTGCCGCCCTCACATCCACTGTTTGTCGAGTCCTTACGGTTGTCTGCTGCTTACGAAAAATGCCGGCCTAGCCTCGGCGTACGTCGTTGCGCTGTGCGGCGGCCGTCGGGATGCTTAGATTTTACTTACATGCTTTCCTGATTCGCTTCGTGCTGTCACCTGCTTCCCAGTCTATTTTCAATGAGCTTAGAGTATGTGTACTTACGTATCAATGCTTCTTACGGAAAATTAACGGCCTCCGCGCTCTGCGTACCGATGTACCACGTACGTAGGGATGCTTACATTTACCTTACATGCTTTCCTGATTCTCGGCGCTCTGTTACCTGCTTGCCCAAGTATTTTCTATGAGGTTAGGGTATGTGTCAGTTGGTTGTGTCCATTTCTTCTCTTGTATGTTGTGCGTAAGGGTCTCCACGTACATGTCTGATGTTCGTTTATGCGGTACACTTGGATTTTTAGATCTCTTCATATTGGTTCATGTGTTGCAGGTACATTGTGCGCCTTTCCTCCTACTTCTTCATCCTTGTGCTGCTCCAGCCTTAGCAAATATCCAAGGTGACTTGATGCTTTCTGTTCTGTACATTATTTATTATTCTTGTGTTGTCTTTCCGTAGGTGTCTGTCTTGTGTGTCTAATGGATATAATTGGATGTGCCTTCTCATTGTTGCGCTCTACTTTTACATTATTGTTTGTTATTTTTGTTTGTCTAAGACTCACGCCTGATGCGTATCATTGTGTTACGTAAATCATGATTGGTTGCTGTTCTCACAGCCTTTCTACGTTATTTCCTTTGTCATCAGCTCAGCTCTTGTTGTTCCTACGTACTGTACCAAAAGTTCCATAGGATTTTGAGGTTGTTCTTTCTTCTATTCACGTATTGCCTACACGTGCATGTGGTTTCGTTCGGTGCCTGATCGTGTTTTACTCACTCTTTTCTAGTATTTCGGCCTTCTTGCATCTACTAACCTGTTTGCTGCGTTTGACTTCTGCGTCTCTGCTCTAACGGGTATGTACATGATGATTCCAGCAATGTTATTTTGCTTTACGATCCAGTGTGCACGCTTATGTTTTCTCTGTTGTT is from Miscanthus floridulus cultivar M001 chromosome 7, ASM1932011v1, whole genome shotgun sequence and encodes:
- the LOC136464019 gene encoding cationic amino acid transporter 9, chloroplastic-like — protein: MTQEPTLLRSIWARTPRTRRPKSRRHQLPISSDAMEEAHDHRPSSTAGRPFFSGFCAAALRRKPLGAHGSAAATGEGLVRQLGVLELVLLGIGASLGAGIFVVTGTVARDAGPGVTISFVLAGAACVLNALCYAELASRFPAVVGGAYLYTYAAFNEITAFLVFTQLMVDYHIGAASVARSLASYFIQFLELIPFLKGQIPSWIGHGEEFFGGVISINILAPILLIILTAILCCGVKESSAVNTFMTTLKIIIVIVVVFAGVFEVDVSNWSPFMPNGFKSVVTGATVVFFAYVGFDAVANSAEEAKRPQRDLPIGILGSLLACVLLYVAVCLVITGMVPYTLLGEDAPLAEAFAAKGLKFITVLISIGAVAGLTTTLLVGLYVQSRLYLGLGRDGLLPSVFAKVHPTRHTPLQSQIWVGCVAAVMAGLFNVSMLSHILSVGTLTGYSVVSACVITLRWNDKGTSRRSLGSMSIWQEGVLCLVIVALCGFIVGFCYRFNYAIAFMVVAFVIAVAASFALQFHQVYMDPPGFSCPGVPLLPIISVFFNMVLFAQLHEEAWYRFVILSLIALGVYAGYGQYNAVPSSSEHSTIGYHGIPSEAP